A single region of the Erythrobacter sp. genome encodes:
- a CDS encoding ParA family protein, giving the protein MLTIAIANQKGGVGKTTTAINIATAMAATGWRTLLIDLDPQGNASTGLGVGAGAREISSYDLLVDDCPLAEAVVPTSIPGLDVVPATQDLSGAEVELVSVEDRTAKLRQALARHSGHDICFIDCPPSLGLLTLNALCAADTLLVPLQCEFFALEGLSQLLQTVERVQQRFNPGLDIIGVALTMYDRRNRLTDQVSDDVRECLGKLVFETVIPRNVRLSEAPSHGLPALVYDHSCTGSRAYIALARELIGRFPPERKAA; this is encoded by the coding sequence ATGCTGACCATAGCAATAGCCAACCAGAAGGGCGGGGTGGGCAAGACCACCACCGCGATCAACATCGCCACCGCGATGGCGGCCACCGGCTGGCGCACGCTGCTGATCGACCTCGACCCGCAGGGCAATGCCTCGACCGGTCTAGGCGTAGGCGCGGGCGCGCGCGAGATTTCGAGCTATGACCTGCTGGTCGACGACTGCCCGCTTGCCGAAGCGGTCGTGCCGACCAGCATTCCCGGGCTCGACGTGGTCCCGGCGACGCAGGATCTTTCCGGGGCGGAGGTCGAGCTCGTCTCGGTCGAGGACCGCACCGCCAAGCTGCGCCAGGCGCTCGCCCGGCATTCGGGGCACGACATCTGCTTCATCGACTGCCCGCCCTCGCTCGGTCTGCTGACGCTGAACGCGCTGTGCGCCGCCGATACGCTGCTGGTGCCGCTGCAATGCGAATTCTTCGCACTCGAGGGGCTGAGCCAGCTGCTGCAGACGGTCGAGCGGGTGCAGCAGCGCTTCAATCCCGGGCTCGACATCATCGGCGTGGCGCTGACCATGTATGACCGCCGCAACCGTTTGACCGATCAGGTGTCGGACGACGTACGCGAATGTCTCGGCAAGCTGGTGTTCGAAACCGTGATTCCGCGCAACGTGCGGCTTTCCGAAGCGCCGAGCCATGGCCTGCCCGCGCTCGTCTACGATCATTCCTGCACCGGCAGTCGAGCCTATATCGCGCTCGCGCGCGAGCTGATCGGTCGCTTCCCGCCCGAAAGGAAGGCCGCGTGA
- a CDS encoding DUF4402 domain-containing protein, protein MIKTIRFGAAGIALFAAMGMSNAAFAQETANATATAEVLDSLTLNNSAGLDFGTMVVDGAGTVSLAADGTLDCSAADIVCSGTSSVAAFDVTGTANKAVTINLPTGDIDLNHPDLSAASLPGQHTIVLNAFVSSEAGNEITLDGAGDGNFTVGGTITFDGNEAAGIYTGSFDVSVEYS, encoded by the coding sequence ATGATCAAGACCATTCGTTTCGGCGCGGCGGGCATCGCTCTCTTCGCCGCCATGGGCATGAGCAACGCCGCTTTCGCCCAGGAGACCGCTAACGCGACCGCGACTGCGGAAGTGCTCGATTCGCTCACTCTCAACAATAGCGCCGGCCTCGATTTCGGGACGATGGTCGTCGACGGGGCGGGCACCGTCTCGCTCGCCGCTGACGGCACGCTCGATTGCTCGGCCGCCGACATCGTGTGCTCGGGCACCTCGTCCGTCGCCGCGTTCGACGTGACCGGCACCGCGAACAAGGCGGTGACGATCAACCTGCCGACCGGCGACATCGATCTCAACCACCCCGACCTTTCCGCCGCCAGCCTCCCTGGTCAGCACACCATCGTACTCAACGCCTTCGTTTCGAGCGAAGCGGGCAACGAGATCACCCTCGATGGTGCGGGCGACGGCAACTTCACTGTCGGCGGTACGATCACCTTCGACGGCAACGAAGCCGCGGGCATCTACACCGGCAGCTTCGACGTCTCGGTCGAATATTCGTAA
- the rsmG gene encoding 16S rRNA (guanine(527)-N(7))-methyltransferase RsmG codes for MERLERFAALLLDENRRQNLISKPSEAQLWQRHIADSAQLLEYVPRETSPPGPWLDLGTGAGFPGLVIAALRPDWEVVLIESRARRIEFLANCVRELGVARCRVIGERLERVEPFPAWVISARAFAPLEKLLSLSAPFSTKATRYVLPKGRSAAHELKQAKKPIRELFHVEHSLTDRDAGIIVSA; via the coding sequence ATGGAGCGGCTGGAGCGGTTCGCCGCCCTGCTGCTCGACGAGAATCGGCGCCAGAACCTCATCAGCAAGCCCTCCGAGGCGCAGCTCTGGCAAAGGCATATCGCGGACAGCGCGCAACTGCTCGAATATGTTCCACGTGAAACATCGCCGCCCGGCCCGTGGCTCGATCTCGGCACGGGAGCGGGCTTTCCGGGCCTCGTCATCGCCGCGCTCAGGCCGGATTGGGAGGTCGTGCTGATCGAATCGCGCGCGCGGCGGATCGAATTTCTCGCGAATTGCGTTCGCGAACTCGGCGTTGCGCGCTGCCGCGTGATCGGGGAGCGGCTCGAGCGGGTCGAACCCTTCCCGGCATGGGTCATTTCGGCACGCGCCTTCGCCCCGCTGGAAAAGCTCCTGAGCTTATCCGCACCCTTCTCCACAAAGGCGACCCGCTACGTCTTGCCCAAGGGGCGCTCGGCGGCGCACGAATTGAAACAGGCGAAAAAGCCGATTCGAGAATTGTTCCACGTGGAACATTCGTTGACCGATCGCGACGCGGGCATCATTGTAAGTGCCTGA
- a CDS encoding ParB/RepB/Spo0J family partition protein, with product MGEMKREEPLVQSAGDTPSPTGGAAGDSPLRMVATASITPLPGNPRKHFDEAALDELAASIAARGVIQPVIVRPRGTQGYQLVAGERRWRAAQKARLHEIPALVRELDDREVMALALIENLQREDLNPVEEARAYQRLADEEGMTQAEIARMVEKSRSHVANLQRLLGLPEKVLDLVESGRLSMGHARALIGQDDAARFARQAVEENLSVREIEKLVRNAARAATDERAEKSRAAPREGEADIEAVQRHLEEFLGLPVRIKADADPRKGAVTIRYASLDQLDLVCQRLTGGDF from the coding sequence ATGGGCGAGATGAAGCGCGAGGAGCCGTTGGTGCAATCCGCCGGCGACACGCCTTCCCCCACCGGCGGGGCGGCGGGCGATTCGCCGCTCAGGATGGTGGCGACCGCCTCGATCACCCCGCTGCCGGGCAACCCGCGCAAGCATTTCGACGAAGCCGCGCTCGACGAACTCGCCGCCTCGATCGCGGCGCGCGGCGTGATCCAGCCCGTCATCGTGCGTCCACGTGGAACACAGGGCTACCAGCTCGTCGCCGGGGAGCGGCGCTGGCGCGCGGCGCAGAAGGCGCGGCTGCACGAGATCCCTGCGTTGGTGCGCGAGCTCGACGACCGCGAGGTCATGGCGCTTGCCCTGATCGAGAACCTCCAGCGCGAGGATCTCAATCCGGTCGAAGAAGCGCGCGCATATCAAAGACTTGCCGACGAAGAGGGCATGACCCAGGCGGAAATCGCGCGGATGGTCGAGAAATCGCGCAGCCATGTCGCGAATCTTCAGCGCCTGCTCGGCCTGCCCGAGAAAGTGCTCGATCTCGTCGAAAGCGGGCGGCTGTCCATGGGGCACGCTCGCGCGCTGATCGGGCAGGACGATGCGGCGCGCTTCGCCCGGCAGGCGGTCGAGGAAAACCTGTCGGTGCGCGAGATCGAAAAGCTGGTCAGGAACGCCGCGCGGGCCGCGACCGACGAGCGCGCCGAAAAGAGCCGCGCAGCCCCGCGCGAAGGCGAGGCCGACATCGAGGCGGTGCAGCGCCATCTCGAGGAATTCCTCGGCCTGCCGGTGCGAATCAAGGCCGATGCCGATCCGCGCAAGGGGGCGGTGACGATCCGCTATGCCTCGCTCGACCAGCTCGACCTCGTTTGCCAGAGGCTGACCGGCGGGGACTTTTAG